Proteins encoded within one genomic window of bacterium:
- a CDS encoding phosphatidylserine/phosphatidylglycerophosphate/cardiolipin synthase family protein — MKYKFFTKSDKAWGAMLEAVNGAQKSIYLESFILTDDPETHHFLEVLKTKAKHGIRVKIVIDRAGSFWFGTIDKQAFAAAGVEVLIFNRWINHSHRKLLIVDEEIGFIGGVNLRGEYADWLDLHLRVTGVFVKRLRSSFAKIYYLSGGRDEEVLKFRKWKFKKVDASLYKAKTWLLERWPFHGRRALINFYKKKCAEAKNKITIVTPYFVPQRWLFGAVKKAAKRGVKIEVIMPGDTDHALVQLAHRYILKNLSPLIDFFIMPEMNHAKVLLVDDHEGLVGSNNMDAQSFDFNLEASVVFQRKDMVGDLKNILDKWKTQSVKFSAAGFQRRWYDKILEYLVSFIYPIL, encoded by the coding sequence ATGAAATATAAATTTTTTACAAAATCCGACAAAGCTTGGGGGGCAATGCTTGAGGCGGTTAACGGCGCTCAAAAGTCAATTTATCTGGAAAGCTTTATTCTCACCGATGATCCAGAGACACATCATTTCTTAGAAGTATTGAAAACTAAGGCCAAGCACGGAATCCGAGTAAAGATAGTAATCGATCGGGCTGGTAGTTTTTGGTTTGGCACTATAGACAAGCAGGCCTTCGCGGCCGCCGGCGTGGAGGTTTTAATTTTTAATCGCTGGATTAATCATAGCCATAGAAAGCTTTTGATTGTGGACGAAGAGATTGGTTTTATTGGGGGCGTGAACCTGCGTGGCGAATATGCTGACTGGTTGGATTTGCATCTGCGGGTTACAGGAGTTTTTGTGAAGCGGTTACGTAGCTCGTTTGCCAAGATTTATTATCTCTCCGGCGGGCGAGACGAGGAGGTTTTAAAATTCAGGAAGTGGAAGTTTAAAAAAGTGGACGCTTCGTTGTACAAGGCCAAAACTTGGCTGCTTGAGCGGTGGCCGTTCCATGGGCGTCGAGCGTTGATTAATTTTTATAAAAAGAAATGCGCTGAGGCGAAAAATAAAATTACTATCGTGACTCCTTATTTTGTACCGCAGCGCTGGCTTTTCGGCGCTGTGAAGAAGGCCGCTAAACGAGGGGTGAAGATTGAGGTGATTATGCCCGGCGATACCGACCACGCGCTCGTTCAGTTGGCGCATCGGTATATTTTAAAGAATCTAAGCCCTTTGATTGATTTTTTTATCATGCCGGAAATGAATCACGCCAAAGTTTTATTAGTGGATGATCACGAAGGATTGGTCGGCTCCAATAATATGGACGCGCAGAGCTTCGATTTTAATCTGGAGGCGAGTGTAGTTTTTCAAAGAAAGGATATGGTGGGAGATTTGAAAAATATTTTGGATAAATGGAAAACACAGTCCGTGAAATTTTCAGCGGCAGGATTCCAGCGACGCTGGTACGATAAAATTCTTGAATACCTCGTCTCTTTTATCTATCCAATTTTGTAG
- the recA gene encoding recombinase RecA, with protein MTNKKELEEKEKEGEEKKEGKKEGKNELDSLLASLQEKFGEGAIMKLGDAKKLNVESIPTGSFSLDLALGVGGLPKGRIIEIYGPESSGKTTLALNVIAQAQKRGGKAAFIDAEHAMDPQYAEKLGVKIKELLISQPDNGEEALNILESLVRSGIIDVVVVDSVAALTPKIEIEGEMGAQYMGLQARMMSQALRKLTAISAKSNTMVIFINQLREKIGIVFGNPETTPGGRALKFYCSVRIDVRKEAVIKKGEDVVGNRVRAKVVKNKVAAPFKLAEFDIMYGSGMSYEADVANAALKYGVITKAGASYSFEGEKLGVGIETVKARLVEDKKLLHIIENKVRAVA; from the coding sequence ATGACAAATAAAAAAGAACTGGAAGAGAAAGAGAAGGAAGGGGAAGAAAAAAAGGAGGGGAAGAAGGAAGGAAAAAACGAGCTGGATAGCCTACTCGCGTCTTTGCAAGAAAAATTCGGTGAAGGAGCGATCATGAAGCTGGGGGACGCGAAAAAACTCAACGTAGAATCTATTCCTACGGGTTCTTTTTCATTGGACTTGGCTCTAGGCGTAGGCGGATTGCCGAAAGGTAGGATTATTGAAATCTATGGGCCTGAATCTTCCGGTAAAACTACCTTGGCGCTCAACGTAATCGCTCAAGCTCAAAAAAGAGGCGGGAAGGCGGCATTTATCGATGCCGAGCACGCCATGGATCCGCAGTACGCAGAAAAATTAGGCGTGAAGATAAAAGAACTGCTCATCTCCCAACCCGACAACGGCGAAGAGGCTTTGAATATCTTGGAAAGCCTAGTCCGCTCGGGAATTATTGATGTGGTAGTGGTGGATTCCGTGGCAGCGCTTACCCCGAAAATAGAAATTGAGGGCGAGATGGGCGCTCAATATATGGGCTTGCAAGCGAGAATGATGTCCCAGGCCCTTCGAAAACTGACCGCTATCTCCGCAAAATCCAACACGATGGTTATTTTCATCAACCAGCTCCGAGAAAAAATCGGTATCGTCTTTGGCAATCCCGAAACCACACCAGGAGGCCGAGCTTTAAAGTTTTATTGCTCAGTCCGCATAGATGTTCGGAAAGAAGCGGTGATTAAAAAAGGCGAAGACGTCGTAGGTAACCGCGTCCGCGCTAAAGTAGTAAAAAATAAAGTAGCGGCGCCATTCAAGCTGGCTGAATTCGATATTATGTACGGCTCGGGAATGTCTTATGAAGCCGATGTCGCCAACGCCGCTTTAAAATATGGCGTCATCACAAAAGCCGGAGCATCTTACAGTTTTGAAGGAGAAAAGTTGGGAGTGGGAATCGAAACGGTAAAGGCTCGTTTAGTTGAAGACAAAAAGCTTCTGCACATAATAGAAAATAAAGTCCGCGCGGTCGCCTAG
- a CDS encoding helix-turn-helix domain-containing protein → MEQKTLKDIILEKIDAKGLNFEKIFLLTGVPKHYLDYIFAGEWHRLPAAPYTRGYLQKIETALECGQGELWELYKEEAEIRSSGSTDKLPENRFAIKKAKKNWIWPVAIGSIVLVYLAINATRLIGIPPLDIQNPLSATVISIFPTYELRGAISPQDKVFVNNEEVFIDKDGRFQENYNLQPGLNTFEILAKRFLGRETKVVKQIIYQLPTNDK, encoded by the coding sequence ATGGAACAAAAAACTCTCAAAGATATTATCTTAGAAAAAATCGACGCCAAGGGGTTAAATTTTGAAAAGATTTTTTTGCTGACCGGCGTTCCTAAGCATTATTTAGATTACATCTTCGCCGGTGAGTGGCACCGCCTCCCCGCCGCTCCCTACACCCGTGGATATTTACAAAAAATTGAAACGGCCCTCGAGTGCGGGCAAGGAGAGCTTTGGGAGTTATACAAAGAAGAGGCAGAAATTCGCTCTTCCGGCTCCACCGACAAGCTTCCGGAAAATAGGTTCGCCATTAAAAAAGCAAAGAAAAATTGGATCTGGCCGGTCGCCATCGGCAGTATCGTCTTAGTTTACCTGGCCATCAACGCCACCCGTCTCATCGGCATCCCGCCTCTGGATATCCAAAATCCCCTAAGCGCCACAGTAATCTCCATCTTCCCGACTTATGAGCTGCGTGGAGCCATCAGCCCCCAAGACAAAGTGTTTGTGAATAATGAAGAGGTTTTCATCGACAAAGACGGGCGATTTCAAGAAAATTACAACCTGCAACCCGGCCTCAACACTTTTGAAATTCTAGCCAAGCGTTTCCTCGGTCGGGAAACCAAAGTCGTGAAACAAATCATTTACCAATTACCAACTAATGACAAATAA
- a CDS encoding DNA translocase FtsK: MSKRDKKKNIDRIHPETKNSILAVILVGVAILLLLASFHKAGPVGEFVYMILEKLFGWGYYLLPTISLLVAGTFLLARQKIFLANSIIGASLFIISGLGLMDILLDGKGGMAGKLVGFLQVPFGYTASIILAFVLLVTSILVTFNASIKFWRVGKEEQNKSAEPEADEEIDEVKIADMPDAPKTKKEAADEDEEESEKDEEEMESRVVGASVATAAAKKASLKIKEYGNYVPPPASLLKSSVEKPTSGDLRANANIIKRTLDSFGIPVEMGEINIGPKVTRYTLKPAEGVKITKILALSSDLSLALAAHPIRIEAPIPGKSLVGIEVPNKSAAIVRLGSLISYPEFKESGPLAFVVGRGVSGEPIMADIEKMPHLLIAGATGSGKSVGIHALIISLLYKNSPATLRLAMVDPKRVELSVYGGLPHLIAPVVVEGKKSVGLFRWAIKEMENRYEILLNAGARDIRSYNQKNSPPLPYLVMIIDELADLMASYGKEIEGSIVRLAQMARATGIHLVVATQRPSVEVVTGLIKANITSRMALQVGSQVDSRTILDMAGAEKLLGGGDMLFISSEFSKPKRIQGAYVSEEEIKAVAQFIEENNELADMTADIPEGKIMPMKNEPIDFLDGMDDDDGTDDELYQEALRVVTEAQKASASLLQRRLKVGYARAARLLDIMEDKGVIGPGDGAKPREVYNDAPAAPSASGTPEDPNSLV; the protein is encoded by the coding sequence ATGTCTAAGAGGGACAAGAAAAAAAATATTGACCGCATCCATCCGGAAACCAAAAACAGCATCTTAGCTGTTATTTTAGTAGGCGTCGCCATACTTTTACTTTTGGCCTCTTTCCATAAAGCCGGCCCCGTTGGTGAATTCGTTTATATGATTTTAGAAAAACTCTTCGGTTGGGGCTATTACCTGCTTCCCACTATTTCTCTATTAGTAGCCGGCACATTTCTTCTGGCCAGGCAAAAAATCTTTCTCGCAAATAGCATTATCGGGGCATCTCTATTCATAATCTCCGGCTTGGGCCTAATGGACATTTTACTCGATGGCAAAGGCGGGATGGCCGGCAAGCTGGTTGGCTTCCTCCAAGTTCCGTTCGGCTACACCGCATCTATAATTTTGGCATTCGTTTTGTTGGTCACCTCAATTTTGGTTACTTTCAATGCCTCGATTAAATTCTGGAGGGTCGGGAAAGAAGAGCAAAACAAATCAGCCGAGCCGGAAGCCGATGAAGAGATAGATGAAGTAAAAATTGCCGATATGCCCGACGCCCCCAAAACAAAAAAGGAGGCCGCCGATGAAGACGAGGAAGAATCAGAAAAAGACGAGGAGGAAATGGAGTCGAGGGTTGTGGGCGCTTCCGTCGCAACTGCTGCCGCTAAAAAAGCCTCCCTAAAAATAAAAGAATACGGAAATTACGTTCCTCCGCCCGCCTCACTTTTGAAATCTTCAGTAGAAAAACCAACCTCGGGAGATTTGCGAGCTAACGCGAATATAATCAAGCGCACACTCGATAGCTTTGGAATCCCCGTGGAAATGGGCGAAATTAATATCGGCCCGAAAGTTACCCGCTATACCCTCAAGCCGGCCGAAGGAGTTAAAATTACAAAAATCCTAGCCTTGAGCTCCGACCTTTCCTTGGCCTTGGCCGCTCACCCAATCCGCATTGAAGCCCCGATTCCGGGAAAATCTTTAGTTGGGATTGAAGTGCCGAATAAATCAGCGGCTATTGTGCGCCTCGGAAGTCTTATTTCTTATCCGGAATTCAAAGAGTCTGGACCGTTGGCCTTCGTCGTAGGGCGTGGCGTTAGCGGAGAGCCAATAATGGCCGACATCGAAAAAATGCCTCACCTTTTAATTGCAGGCGCCACCGGCAGCGGCAAAAGCGTTGGAATCCATGCATTAATCATCTCGCTTCTATATAAGAACTCTCCAGCCACACTTAGATTGGCGATGGTAGATCCGAAGCGCGTAGAACTTTCCGTCTATGGCGGCCTGCCCCACCTGATTGCGCCAGTAGTTGTAGAAGGTAAAAAATCTGTAGGCTTGTTCCGTTGGGCTATTAAAGAAATGGAAAATCGCTATGAAATCCTGCTAAATGCCGGCGCCCGCGACATCCGCTCCTACAACCAAAAAAATTCTCCGCCTCTTCCCTATCTGGTAATGATTATTGATGAGTTGGCCGACCTGATGGCGTCTTACGGAAAAGAAATTGAAGGTTCAATTGTGCGCCTAGCCCAGATGGCGCGCGCTACCGGCATTCACTTAGTAGTTGCTACTCAGCGTCCGTCGGTAGAAGTAGTCACCGGCTTGATTAAAGCCAACATCACTTCCAGAATGGCTCTACAAGTCGGCAGTCAGGTAGACTCCCGCACAATTTTGGATATGGCAGGCGCGGAAAAACTCTTAGGAGGAGGCGATATGCTTTTCATCTCTTCGGAATTCTCCAAACCCAAGCGTATCCAAGGCGCCTACGTCTCCGAGGAAGAAATTAAAGCCGTAGCTCAATTCATTGAAGAAAATAACGAATTAGCTGATATGACCGCCGATATTCCGGAGGGGAAAATTATGCCGATGAAAAATGAGCCGATAGATTTTCTAGATGGTATGGATGATGACGATGGAACCGACGACGAGTTGTATCAAGAAGCATTGCGCGTGGTCACTGAAGCGCAGAAAGCTTCCGCCTCGCTCCTCCAGCGCAGATTGAAAGTTGGCTATGCCCGCGCCGCCCGCCTATTGGATATTATGGAAGACAAAGGCGTAATCGGCCCCGGAGACGGCGCCAAACCCCGAGAAGTTTACAACGATGCCCCCGCGGCTCCTTCTGCTAGCGGAACCCCGGAAGACCCGAATTCTTTGGTTTAA
- a CDS encoding phosphomannomutase/phosphoglucomutase, with the protein MSLNINKSIFKAYDVRGRYPEEINEAAVSRIAEALANQFSAGKIVLGRDARLSSSSIYEAIREVFRGRGFDIEDVGTCTTPMFYFLANGLKAAGGVMVTASHAPKEFNGLKVVNGKGEVISGSEILKWIPLETAPALARPGGALGRAVSNGMDYLKPYVDFLSSKIKLAKPMSVVFDCSNGTAGMVIEKLKVKGLKSEVINQEPDGDFPAHGPNPLAEGALQELQSEVLKSKADLGVIFDADGDRAFFVDDLGREVPADAVLFLLSDNFPGPAVANILVGYLAKELFGKSKKELIESRVGHYFIKKTMKEKKANFGGEFSGHYFFPLGESYFDSGVVAAVYLINEVSKMKANGKKLSDWLDGLPVFHRSGEINFEVADKERAMAMVEGKYSSVAERVSKLDGLKMEFGPPVGGWWFALRPSNTENLLRLVMEAKNEEVLRSKLAEIKELL; encoded by the coding sequence ATGAGCCTCAATATAAATAAATCAATTTTTAAAGCTTATGATGTGCGCGGCCGCTACCCGGAAGAGATAAATGAGGCGGCGGTGAGTCGGATCGCGGAGGCCTTGGCCAATCAGTTTTCCGCCGGAAAGATAGTTCTGGGTCGCGATGCCCGGTTAAGTTCATCTTCTATATATGAGGCAATTCGGGAGGTTTTTCGAGGGCGTGGCTTTGATATTGAAGATGTCGGGACCTGCACTACCCCGATGTTTTACTTCCTGGCAAATGGATTGAAGGCTGCCGGAGGAGTAATGGTGACTGCTTCGCATGCGCCGAAAGAGTTTAACGGGCTGAAGGTTGTGAATGGGAAAGGGGAGGTTATAAGCGGTTCAGAAATATTAAAATGGATCCCGTTAGAAACCGCGCCCGCGCTTGCGCGCCCTGGAGGGGCTTTGGGGCGGGCTGTTTCTAACGGGATGGATTATTTAAAGCCTTACGTCGATTTTTTAAGTAGCAAGATTAAGTTGGCCAAGCCGATGAGTGTGGTTTTTGATTGCTCTAATGGGACCGCGGGAATGGTGATAGAAAAGTTAAAAGTTAAAGGTTTAAAGTCAGAAGTTATAAATCAAGAACCGGACGGGGATTTTCCGGCGCATGGGCCAAATCCTTTAGCCGAAGGCGCTTTACAAGAATTACAATCGGAAGTTTTGAAATCTAAAGCGGATTTGGGAGTTATTTTCGACGCGGATGGCGACAGGGCTTTTTTTGTTGATGATTTGGGACGGGAGGTGCCGGCGGATGCGGTTTTGTTTTTGCTTTCAGATAATTTCCCCGGTCCCGCCGTGGCGAATATTCTCGTGGGTTATCTCGCGAAGGAGCTTTTTGGTAAATCAAAAAAGGAACTTATTGAATCACGGGTTGGGCATTATTTTATAAAGAAAACAATGAAAGAAAAGAAAGCTAATTTTGGCGGAGAATTTTCCGGCCATTATTTTTTTCCGCTCGGAGAATCATATTTTGATTCAGGAGTTGTGGCGGCAGTTTATTTAATAAACGAAGTTTCGAAAATGAAGGCGAACGGCAAAAAACTTTCTGATTGGCTCGATGGTTTGCCCGTATTCCACCGTTCCGGAGAAATTAATTTTGAGGTAGCAGATAAGGAAAGGGCTATGGCGATGGTTGAGGGAAAATATAGTTCTGTCGCCGAGCGTGTTTCTAAATTGGACGGATTAAAAATGGAATTTGGTCCGCCAGTCGGCGGATGGTGGTTTGCGTTGCGTCCCTCAAACACGGAAAATCTTTTGCGTTTAGTGATGGAAGCGAAAAACGAAGAAGTTTTGCGGTCAAAACTTGCGGAGATTAAAGAGCTTCTATAG
- a CDS encoding tetrahydrofolate dehydrogenase/cyclohydrolase catalytic domain-containing protein, which translates to MQILYGHAVVKGVIDYLRASPKRNKQLAIIVPVNDDAASDGFVAEVNNFASNLAISTRTLFKTINATTEELIADLDRLSADKDVGGVVLVLPLPKNIDREKVLLAIPIRKDVDVLNPGNKVSEPPAVRTVSEIWKEFNDGYHPRNGPPKKVAVVGRGLLIGAPIAKYLRMWGHSVEVYNSKTSLDGLRDADVVILGAGVPKLVSPSILKAGAHVIDFGYPGDFDSKHPEAGKVGIYVPARGGTGTILTVSMFYNFYLLNSW; encoded by the coding sequence ATGCAGATCCTATATGGCCACGCCGTAGTTAAAGGAGTCATCGACTATTTGCGGGCGTCTCCAAAGCGAAATAAGCAGCTTGCGATTATTGTTCCCGTGAATGATGACGCGGCTAGCGATGGATTTGTCGCGGAAGTTAATAACTTTGCTTCCAATTTGGCGATTTCTACCAGAACCCTTTTCAAGACGATTAATGCTACGACAGAAGAGTTGATTGCTGATTTGGATCGGTTATCAGCCGATAAGGACGTTGGCGGCGTGGTTTTGGTTTTGCCTTTGCCGAAGAATATTGATCGTGAAAAAGTTCTTTTGGCGATTCCGATCCGGAAGGACGTTGATGTGCTCAATCCCGGAAATAAGGTTAGTGAGCCACCGGCCGTTCGGACTGTTTCGGAGATTTGGAAAGAATTTAATGATGGCTATCATCCGCGAAATGGCCCACCAAAGAAGGTAGCAGTTGTCGGGCGCGGCTTGTTGATTGGGGCGCCCATCGCTAAGTATTTGCGTATGTGGGGGCATAGCGTTGAAGTTTATAACAGCAAAACCTCGCTGGATGGCTTGAGAGACGCAGACGTTGTGATTCTCGGCGCCGGAGTTCCCAAATTGGTTTCTCCTTCAATACTCAAAGCCGGGGCGCATGTAATCGATTTCGGCTATCCGGGAGATTTCGATTCAAAACATCCCGAAGCAGGAAAGGTCGGAATATATGTACCGGCCCGAGGCGGTACCGGGACGATCCTGACCGTTTCGATGTTCTACAACTTTTACCTTCTGAATAGCTGGTAG
- a CDS encoding ribonuclease H-like domain-containing protein produces the protein MDKLVIDIETKNSFADVGGQSNIDKLEVSFVGVYSYNQDKYLSFFENELDKLAVLIQKAGLIIGFSINRFDLPVLAKHCKFNIMALPRLDLLDEIELALGHRISLDMLAKTNLGIGKTHSSGLEAIRLYKEGKMDELASYCLNDVKITKELYDLAKKQKHLMVPKKYTEELSKAEFNWQEESLPATLF, from the coding sequence ATGGATAAATTGGTCATAGATATCGAAACTAAAAATAGCTTCGCCGACGTAGGCGGGCAAAGTAATATCGATAAATTGGAGGTCTCCTTTGTAGGAGTTTATTCCTACAACCAAGATAAATATCTTTCTTTTTTTGAAAATGAATTAGACAAACTCGCTGTCTTGATTCAAAAAGCCGGACTGATTATTGGATTTAGCATCAACCGCTTCGATCTTCCGGTGCTTGCCAAGCATTGCAAGTTCAATATTATGGCCCTCCCCCGGCTGGACCTGCTGGATGAGATCGAGTTGGCTCTCGGCCACCGGATCAGCCTGGACATGCTGGCCAAAACTAACCTAGGAATCGGAAAAACACATTCCTCTGGCTTGGAGGCTATCCGGCTATACAAAGAAGGAAAAATGGATGAGCTCGCCAGCTATTGCCTCAACGACGTGAAAATCACCAAAGAATTGTACGACTTGGCAAAAAAACAAAAACACCTAATGGTCCCGAAAAAATACACAGAAGAATTATCGAAGGCCGAATTCAACTGGCAAGAAGAATCCCTGCCGGCAACTCTTTTCTAG
- a CDS encoding ribonuclease H-like YkuK family protein, with amino-acid sequence MSKYFNSSLPFSITAEQVVQQIIDFMKDDRLSEYRVTIGTDSQANIEQKADFVTAIVVHRIGKGARYFWTRSGEPIKFHSLRDRITREVLISLDSANQFSESLAAFKDAPKFDFEIHVDIGQNGATKVMIQELVGMIRAHNFEAKTKPESYAASNVADKHV; translated from the coding sequence ATGAGTAAATACTTCAATAGCAGTCTCCCATTTTCAATTACGGCTGAACAAGTGGTTCAGCAAATTATTGATTTTATGAAAGATGATCGGCTCTCCGAATACCGGGTAACGATTGGCACGGACTCTCAAGCCAACATCGAACAAAAAGCCGACTTCGTTACTGCTATCGTAGTGCACCGCATCGGCAAAGGCGCCCGTTATTTTTGGACTCGAAGCGGAGAGCCGATAAAATTTCATTCTCTTCGCGACCGCATCACCAGAGAGGTGCTTATCTCGCTTGATTCCGCGAATCAGTTCTCGGAATCCTTGGCGGCTTTTAAAGACGCGCCAAAGTTTGATTTCGAGATCCACGTTGATATCGGACAAAATGGGGCTACGAAAGTAATGATCCAGGAATTAGTTGGAATGATCCGCGCCCACAATTTCGAAGCGAAAACCAAACCGGAGAGCTACGCCGCTTCAAATGTTGCGGATAAACACGTATAA
- a CDS encoding cysteine desulfurase family protein: MKMKEVYLDYAASTPVDPRVEEAMKPYLGGVFGNPHSMHRFGQKASRAVFESRKAIAESIGAHYEDIIFTGSATEANNLAIRGLVSGVLASRKFSKPRIITLAIEHESILSTCQALSLNVETIFIPVDKNGFVNLKKFKEALNDQTVLVSIMHANNEVGTIQPIAAIAAEIRNWKLEIKSDLFPIFHTDAAQSFQYLDCQVENLGVDLMTLSAHKIYGPKGIGLLYAGKNAREIMKPVITGAGQEGGLRSGTDNVPYIVAFAKAVEIADKLREKESRRIGELRDYFWVKLEKALGLKKVVLNGVMRDRLPNNLNLYFLKQKAHDLLIKLDLLGIAVSPGAACSARVAKASYVLEELGFSEARASGSLRFSLGRQTSKDDIDYVISATCTSLIKTKRDGIIKVLDR, from the coding sequence ATGAAGATGAAAGAAGTTTATCTTGATTATGCGGCCTCTACTCCCGTAGATCCCAGAGTTGAGGAGGCAATGAAGCCATATTTAGGGGGAGTTTTTGGTAACCCTCATTCTATGCATCGCTTTGGTCAGAAGGCTTCTCGGGCGGTTTTCGAGTCGCGTAAGGCCATTGCCGAATCTATCGGAGCTCATTACGAAGACATTATCTTTACCGGATCGGCTACCGAAGCAAATAATTTGGCAATTCGCGGGTTAGTGAGCGGAGTATTGGCATCTCGTAAATTTTCTAAGCCAAGAATTATTACTCTAGCAATTGAGCACGAGTCGATTTTGAGTACCTGCCAAGCCTTGTCGCTGAATGTAGAGACGATTTTTATTCCAGTCGACAAAAATGGCTTTGTGAATTTGAAAAAGTTCAAAGAGGCGTTGAACGATCAGACGGTCTTAGTTTCGATAATGCACGCTAATAACGAAGTTGGGACAATCCAGCCGATTGCCGCCATAGCGGCAGAAATTAGAAATTGGAAATTGGAAATTAAGAGCGACTTGTTCCCTATTTTCCATACTGACGCCGCGCAGTCTTTCCAATATCTAGACTGTCAGGTAGAAAATTTGGGAGTGGATTTGATGACCTTGTCGGCTCATAAGATTTACGGCCCTAAAGGAATTGGGCTATTGTATGCTGGAAAAAATGCCCGCGAGATAATGAAGCCGGTAATTACAGGAGCCGGCCAGGAAGGAGGTTTGCGTTCCGGCACGGACAACGTTCCGTATATAGTGGCCTTTGCGAAAGCCGTGGAGATTGCCGATAAGTTGCGGGAAAAAGAATCAAGGCGAATCGGAGAATTAAGGGATTATTTTTGGGTGAAGCTGGAAAAAGCGCTTGGCTTGAAGAAGGTGGTATTAAACGGAGTAATGCGAGACCGATTGCCTAATAATTTAAATCTTTATTTTCTAAAGCAAAAAGCTCACGATTTGTTAATTAAGTTGGATTTATTGGGTATTGCGGTTTCGCCGGGAGCGGCCTGTTCGGCGAGAGTTGCTAAAGCGTCTTATGTTTTGGAGGAGCTGGGCTTTTCGGAGGCGCGCGCTTCTGGAAGCTTGCGGTTCAGCCTCGGAAGACAGACCAGCAAGGATGACATTGATTACGTAATTTCTGCTACGTGTACCAGCCTTATAAAAACTAAGCGGGATGGTATAATTAAAGTATTGGATAGGTAG